A single genomic interval of Selenobaculum gibii harbors:
- a CDS encoding Fic family protein encodes MFEKIDEKQLEINRYRPLNHIQLNELKDYYKIGLVYSSNAIEGNTLDISETKVVLEDGITIGGKPMKDHLEVIGSGAAFDEMIHMINDKKELTEQSIKRLHKVLYAPIDIKNAGVYRKKQVYISGSEYSVATASEIALKMKEFILKMTEIKDTIHPVEYAARFHQELVYIHPFIDGNGRLCRTLMNLIFLQYGYPIVCISPIVKVDYIRALEQGHKNPNLFIKFIAEQVIEGQKDYLRLVK; translated from the coding sequence TTGTTCGAAAAAATAGATGAAAAGCAATTAGAAATAAATCGCTATAGACCGCTGAATCATATACAGTTAAATGAATTAAAAGATTATTATAAAATTGGTTTGGTGTATTCATCTAATGCTATCGAAGGCAATACATTAGACATATCTGAGACGAAGGTTGTTCTCGAAGATGGTATTACTATTGGTGGAAAGCCAATGAAAGATCATCTGGAGGTAATTGGGAGTGGTGCAGCTTTTGATGAGATGATACATATGATTAATGATAAAAAAGAATTAACAGAGCAGTCAATAAAGCGATTACATAAAGTATTGTACGCGCCTATCGATATAAAAAATGCTGGTGTTTATAGAAAAAAACAAGTATATATTAGTGGCTCAGAATACAGCGTAGCAACTGCTAGTGAGATTGCTTTAAAAATGAAAGAGTTTATATTGAAAATGACTGAAATCAAAGATACTATACATCCTGTTGAGTATGCAGCAAGATTTCATCAGGAATTAGTATATATACATCCATTTATTGATGGGAACGGACGATTATGTAGGACGCTTATGAATTTGATTTTCTTGCAATATGGGTATCCAATCGTATGTATTTCTCCAATTGTAAAAGTTGATTATATTAGAGCCTTAGAGCAGGGACATAAAAATCCAAATCTATTTATTAAATTTATCGCAGAGCAAGTAATAGAAGGTCAAAAAGATTATCTTAGATTGGTAAAGTAA
- the cas6 gene encoding CRISPR-associated endoribonuclease Cas6, producing MRMVITLKAENSIDLPIDHNHIIQSWIYSSISKELATFLHDEGFVVNGRTFKLFCFSRLMGNFSLFPARQRILYSGMVQLVITSPLNYFIEELANGMLLSPSVRLGSNDLIVERVDVYDEEITQDEIIVKTLSPITVYSTLLRMDGRKYTAYFAPRDPEYNEMITNNLIKKCQAILNSSREFQVGDVLVTPIGMGKMNIVRYKNIIIKGYSGRLKLSGPKNLLQTAIECGLGSKNSQGFGCIEIARRH from the coding sequence ATGAGAATGGTGATTACTTTAAAAGCGGAAAATAGCATTGACTTGCCAATTGACCATAATCATATTATTCAGAGTTGGATTTATAGTTCAATTAGTAAAGAACTGGCGACTTTTTTACATGATGAAGGCTTTGTTGTGAATGGGCGGACGTTTAAATTATTTTGTTTTTCTCGTCTTATGGGCAATTTTTCATTATTTCCTGCCAGACAGAGGATTCTTTATAGTGGAATGGTTCAGCTTGTGATTACTTCACCGCTGAATTATTTTATAGAAGAATTGGCAAATGGGATGCTTTTAAGCCCTAGTGTGAGATTGGGTAGTAATGATTTAATTGTGGAACGTGTGGACGTTTATGATGAAGAGATTACACAAGATGAAATTATCGTAAAGACTTTGTCACCGATTACTGTGTATTCGACGTTGCTTCGCATGGATGGGCGGAAGTATACTGCCTATTTTGCACCGCGTGACCCGGAATACAATGAGATGATTACAAATAACCTTATCAAGAAATGTCAGGCGATTTTAAATTCTTCAAGGGAGTTCCAAGTAGGTGATGTTTTGGTTACACCAATTGGTATGGGGAAAATGAATATTGTTCGCTATAAAAATATTATTATTAAAGGCTATTCGGGGCGGTTAAAATTATCTGGTCCGAAAAATTTGTTGCAAACTGCTATTGAATGTGGGCTAGGCAGTAAAAATTCACAGGGATTTGGTTGTATCGAAATAGCAAGAAGGCATTAA
- a CDS encoding TM1802 family CRISPR-associated protein: MDIPKLLSNMCGEGAENLFSALIKPASIMAKDRKKDLLNIFMNFDLDQKKIFFDAVPYSGDMVDEQKYHYFGNNPAAAKQTYVVRDAGSMLNFWLGKSKGIMQNLYEFIGDGKLKELLKECQESQLFDEKGICEATIQFREALGEVEFEVKRDKADKGLYINGDKVSPDKFINFCLEDESNGKFVLVIPQIIKDGETICISQDEGYLTAITESLQGESSGSIAVCHLCGKSKHDINTVEYSTKLSKSSIGKVFVTTTVNYSPLFNKSNHQKNYSLCKACYEKILFGEKAVMRDYKIRIAGEDCVLLFAGITDKLETKFLPALKANIDAVFNHKELDQAVKDLINEFDCQGMATYLGKKIHLYEFHMVFYRTDGKSTSVVKTIESVSRIRFKEVNEAFEKILQERFDKFLTSFSLANIYRMIPVATNSKGEQLDIGRVLDFYSGILKGEAIARNVIFDFATEALEKGIRELNSAKLRNYKNLHRLEALYGKDYGKDFYSAEMVMMYLALIEVLQELKILNEEVVMMEKIGSPMVQYPEYIQEMEQFLTAHHFNMAQKKLFYMGVLMHLIGRAQYKQDHKTKPILDKITYSGMTDKEVLEFYLELQAKGRQYQSILLKNKILGVFEQIEGCVTRNLGEVDKKNQLTEKENVFFIKAGYSFCVLNYKNKGADNNDSSEE, from the coding sequence ATGGACATACCAAAATTGTTGAGCAATATGTGTGGTGAGGGTGCTGAAAATTTATTTTCGGCACTCATCAAACCAGCTTCGATTATGGCAAAAGATCGAAAAAAAGATTTGTTGAATATTTTTATGAATTTTGATTTAGATCAAAAGAAAATCTTTTTTGATGCAGTGCCGTATAGCGGAGATATGGTTGATGAACAAAAATACCATTATTTCGGTAACAATCCTGCTGCTGCTAAGCAGACATATGTTGTTCGTGATGCGGGGAGTATGCTGAATTTTTGGCTGGGCAAGTCAAAGGGAATTATGCAAAATCTTTATGAATTTATTGGTGATGGCAAATTAAAAGAGTTACTTAAAGAATGTCAAGAGAGTCAGCTGTTTGATGAAAAAGGAATTTGTGAAGCAACGATTCAGTTTCGTGAAGCGTTGGGCGAAGTGGAGTTTGAAGTCAAACGTGATAAGGCTGATAAAGGGCTATATATCAACGGCGATAAAGTCAGTCCGGATAAGTTTATTAATTTTTGCTTAGAAGATGAAAGCAATGGAAAATTTGTATTGGTGATTCCGCAGATTATAAAAGATGGTGAAACTATTTGCATTTCGCAGGATGAAGGTTATTTAACAGCGATTACTGAATCGTTGCAAGGGGAGAGTAGCGGAAGTATAGCAGTTTGTCATTTGTGTGGGAAAAGTAAACATGATATTAACACGGTAGAGTATTCGACAAAATTGAGTAAATCGAGTATCGGGAAAGTATTTGTAACGACAACGGTCAATTATAGTCCGCTGTTTAATAAGAGTAATCATCAGAAAAACTATAGCCTTTGTAAAGCTTGTTATGAAAAGATATTGTTTGGTGAAAAGGCTGTGATGCGGGACTACAAAATCCGGATAGCCGGTGAAGATTGCGTGCTATTATTTGCTGGAATAACGGATAAGCTAGAGACAAAATTTTTACCTGCATTAAAAGCTAATATTGATGCCGTATTTAATCATAAGGAACTTGATCAAGCAGTCAAAGACTTAATTAACGAATTTGACTGCCAAGGGATGGCGACGTATCTCGGTAAAAAAATTCATTTATATGAATTTCATATGGTGTTTTATCGGACGGATGGTAAATCAACCAGTGTAGTAAAAACGATTGAAAGTGTATCGCGAATTCGGTTTAAAGAAGTAAATGAGGCATTTGAAAAGATTCTTCAAGAGCGATTTGATAAATTTTTAACGTCTTTTTCTTTAGCGAATATTTATCGGATGATTCCTGTCGCGACGAATTCTAAAGGAGAACAATTAGATATTGGGCGGGTTTTAGATTTTTACAGTGGCATTTTAAAAGGGGAAGCTATTGCGAGAAATGTTATTTTTGATTTTGCAACGGAAGCATTAGAAAAGGGGATACGTGAGCTAAATTCAGCAAAATTGCGCAATTATAAAAATTTGCACCGTTTAGAAGCTTTATATGGGAAAGATTACGGCAAAGATTTTTATAGTGCGGAAATGGTCATGATGTATTTGGCTTTGATTGAGGTATTGCAAGAGTTAAAGATTTTAAATGAGGAGGTAGTTATGATGGAGAAAATAGGTAGTCCAATGGTACAGTATCCAGAGTATATTCAAGAGATGGAACAGTTTTTAACAGCACATCATTTTAATATGGCACAGAAAAAATTGTTTTACATGGGTGTATTAATGCATTTGATTGGAAGGGCACAATATAAACAAGACCATAAAACAAAACCAATCCTTGATAAAATAACGTATTCAGGGATGACTGATAAAGAGGTGCTGGAGTTCTATTTAGAACTTCAGGCAAAAGGGAGACAATATCAAAGTATTTTGTTAAAAAATAAAATTTTAGGTGTTTTTGAACAAATTGAAGGTTGTGTAACGAGAAACTTGGGAGAAGTCGATAAGAAAAATCAATTAACAGAGAAAGAAAATGTGTTTTTCATTAAAGCGGGGTACAGTTTTTGTGTATTAAATTATAAGAATAAAGGGGCGGATAATAATGACAGTAGTGAAGAATAA
- the cas7b gene encoding type I-B CRISPR-associated protein Cas7/Csh2, giving the protein MTVVKNNSDFLFIFDATNTNPNGDADQENKPRMDNETKTLLVSDVRRKRDVRDFLANKGYGIFVNTLNDKKVTMDKMFEEVMKDHDLSKTSTEEEQTKCILENMIDIRLFGSAMAVKSNITKTFTGPVQLTWGYSLHPVDLVKSNSIVTIMNDDNSTFGKMYKAHYAMVAHSGTINKFAATKTGVTEEDCEVFRRALVQSLMNNLTHSKQGQQPLLYLEVVYHEDFDGYLGDLRRFVEAKLKKESAIRGIADISLDFANLVQAIAELKGKGYVKEVRIWQSPLFKQVENLPDGVRLDLLKPIVK; this is encoded by the coding sequence ATGACAGTAGTGAAGAATAATAGTGATTTCTTATTTATTTTTGATGCGACGAATACGAATCCGAATGGAGACGCGGATCAAGAAAACAAACCACGGATGGATAATGAAACAAAAACATTGTTAGTGAGTGATGTTCGCCGGAAACGTGATGTCCGTGATTTTTTAGCGAATAAAGGGTATGGGATTTTTGTTAATACGTTGAATGATAAAAAAGTGACAATGGACAAGATGTTTGAAGAAGTGATGAAAGATCATGACTTGTCTAAAACATCAACCGAAGAGGAACAAACAAAATGTATTTTGGAGAATATGATTGATATTCGTTTATTTGGTAGTGCAATGGCGGTGAAAAGTAATATTACGAAGACATTCACTGGCCCGGTGCAATTAACTTGGGGGTACTCACTTCATCCCGTCGATTTAGTGAAATCAAATTCCATTGTAACGATTATGAATGATGATAATTCGACATTTGGCAAGATGTATAAAGCGCATTATGCAATGGTTGCGCATAGTGGAACGATAAATAAATTTGCCGCAACGAAAACAGGAGTGACGGAAGAAGATTGTGAAGTATTTCGCAGGGCGTTAGTGCAGTCTTTGATGAATAATCTAACGCATAGCAAACAAGGGCAACAGCCGTTACTTTATTTAGAAGTTGTATATCACGAGGATTTTGATGGATATTTAGGTGATTTACGCAGATTTGTTGAAGCTAAACTCAAGAAAGAATCAGCGATTCGTGGGATAGCAGATATATCCTTGGACTTTGCAAATTTAGTGCAAGCGATTGCAGAGTTAAAAGGTAAGGGGTATGTTAAAGAAGTGCGAATTTGGCAGAGTCCATTATTCAAACAGGTGGAAAACTTACCGGACGGAGTAAGACTTGATTTATTGAAACCGATTGTTAAATAA
- the cas5 gene encoding CRISPR-associated protein Cas5 has translation MQAISFCLNGKMAHFRKYYSNSTALSHLVPPVATIKGIIAGLLGYERDSYYEEFSDKRCKVALCVKSPLKKITQTMNLLKVESLNHLNGAGLNRTQNHTEFVVPKNLQSENICYEVIFYHEDRSVMEKLTAMLCLPSSAYLSQGISVALGSAQCLGWISQGKVVDLEKRLSDDAVIAICSAVVLNRIEKICLEKEICSNFFKEETITEFDEHRLITEGSRKEILFNLEDTALSLILKQATPYYVMDAKENIVFLE, from the coding sequence ATGCAGGCGATTTCCTTTTGCCTTAACGGCAAGATGGCACATTTTAGAAAATACTATAGCAATTCAACTGCACTTTCACATTTAGTTCCACCTGTGGCGACGATAAAGGGAATCATTGCTGGTTTATTGGGGTATGAACGTGACAGTTATTATGAAGAGTTTTCCGATAAACGTTGCAAAGTTGCTTTGTGCGTAAAATCACCGCTGAAGAAAATCACGCAAACAATGAATTTGTTAAAGGTGGAAAGCTTAAATCATTTAAATGGAGCAGGCTTAAATCGTACGCAAAATCATACAGAGTTTGTCGTGCCGAAAAATCTACAAAGTGAAAATATCTGTTATGAAGTAATTTTTTATCATGAAGATAGAAGTGTGATGGAAAAATTAACAGCAATGCTTTGTTTGCCTTCGTCGGCCTATTTGTCGCAAGGAATTAGTGTTGCCTTGGGAAGTGCACAATGTTTAGGGTGGATTAGTCAGGGCAAAGTAGTGGACTTAGAAAAACGCTTAAGTGATGATGCTGTTATTGCGATTTGTAGTGCAGTTGTTCTAAACCGAATTGAAAAGATTTGTTTGGAAAAAGAAATCTGCAGCAATTTTTTTAAGGAAGAAACGATTACGGAGTTTGATGAACATCGGTTGATTACGGAAGGTTCACGTAAAGAGATTTTATTTAACTTGGAAGATACCGCATTGTCATTGATTTTAAAACAAGCTACACCGTATTATGTAATGGATGCAAAAGAGAATATTGTATTTTTGGAGTGA
- the cas3 gene encoding CRISPR-associated helicase Cas3': MLYAHYDKTSQTGQALTEHLEVVAKKMGENISPLHFKCSSNDRLKQLLSQTGYYHDVGKLMKSFQRYLKTDKGGHEKDHALISAGLFSTNYKAREIDGYLAMLAIAKHHGDLNNDIAMENNLFSQLTNQYEDICQQIEAYPEYKEKLSTTFDLAVYQKFIQDNVSYIRSKRNLSMNGVESFFLLQYIFSKLIWADKLNSAGLDKKESVNTTKLADIERYIREKNQQAMAVNEKRETIRRSVLEKVDALTEEEFGKTRIFQLTAPTGTGKTLTSICAGLKIMERMQKLYQCRGQIITALPFINILEQTKIDYEAFFADVLVHYSGADLNATAENKSEHETDLQKKLLLMSAWESPVVITTFVQFFESILTDKNKRLIKLHKLAGSVVILDEVQTIPFYYAPLLGAVIQHLADFYGTRFILMTATQPEIVTMANRFLPKDNPMHTYELLPSYQEYYSELKRTKIIPVFDKVEDNEALVEFIKATKEEDQSALVVVNTIRQSIEVYQLLKEDYQVLYLSTNLIPVDRKAVIKEAKALLKQKVPFILVSTQTIEAGVDLDFDIGYRDLAPLESIIQVAGRINRAGDKGEYLPLYVFDTGSAKSVYDQYPRQETSKMLKACESIGEDKYLSLIKQYYQRIAKSEQHERQIYRAMHVLEYKTEVKDCLAIRDFSLIENQDNVKTVLITKTAQVQEKAEEYAQLLEEEHLDFAQKAKLKQLLTELSRYTVDIRVANLAKNIPCKFADVHRVELDWYVVQLDEVKNYYNETGFMTESPQAFVY; encoded by the coding sequence TTGTTGTATGCACATTACGATAAAACTTCTCAAACCGGACAAGCGTTAACAGAGCATCTTGAAGTGGTAGCAAAGAAGATGGGGGAGAACATTTCCCCACTTCATTTTAAATGTTCGTCCAATGACAGATTAAAGCAACTGTTGTCCCAGACAGGCTACTATCATGATGTCGGTAAACTCATGAAGAGTTTTCAACGGTATCTTAAAACGGATAAAGGTGGACATGAAAAAGATCATGCATTGATTTCGGCGGGGCTGTTTAGCACAAACTATAAAGCTAGAGAAATTGACGGCTATTTAGCAATGCTAGCAATCGCTAAACATCATGGCGATTTGAATAATGATATCGCAATGGAGAATAACTTGTTTTCTCAGCTTACTAATCAGTACGAAGATATTTGTCAGCAAATTGAAGCTTATCCAGAGTATAAGGAGAAATTAAGCACAACTTTTGATTTAGCTGTGTATCAAAAATTTATACAAGATAATGTTAGCTATATAAGAAGTAAACGAAATTTATCGATGAATGGTGTAGAATCGTTTTTCTTGCTGCAATATATTTTTTCTAAGCTGATTTGGGCAGATAAATTAAATTCTGCTGGATTAGACAAAAAAGAAAGCGTGAATACGACTAAGCTGGCTGATATCGAACGTTATATTCGGGAAAAAAATCAGCAAGCCATGGCGGTAAATGAAAAGCGGGAAACGATTCGGCGTAGTGTACTAGAGAAAGTGGATGCGTTAACGGAGGAAGAGTTTGGTAAAACGCGGATTTTTCAATTAACTGCACCGACGGGAACAGGCAAAACCTTGACGAGTATTTGTGCGGGATTAAAGATTATGGAGCGGATGCAAAAGCTTTATCAGTGCCGCGGACAAATTATTACAGCATTGCCGTTTATCAATATTTTAGAGCAGACGAAAATAGATTATGAAGCATTTTTTGCTGATGTATTGGTGCATTATAGTGGGGCGGATTTGAATGCTACAGCGGAAAATAAATCTGAGCATGAGACTGATTTGCAGAAAAAACTGCTGTTAATGTCAGCGTGGGAAAGTCCAGTCGTGATTACTACCTTCGTACAATTTTTTGAATCTATTTTAACGGATAAGAATAAGCGATTGATAAAGCTTCACAAATTGGCGGGCAGTGTTGTCATCTTAGATGAGGTGCAAACGATTCCGTTTTACTATGCACCGCTTTTAGGGGCGGTGATTCAGCATTTGGCGGATTTTTATGGAACTCGGTTTATTTTAATGACCGCAACGCAGCCGGAAATTGTAACTATGGCAAATCGGTTTTTGCCTAAGGACAATCCTATGCATACCTATGAATTGTTGCCGAGCTACCAAGAGTACTATTCGGAGTTAAAGCGAACGAAGATTATTCCCGTCTTTGATAAGGTCGAAGATAATGAAGCGCTTGTCGAATTTATCAAAGCGACGAAAGAAGAGGATCAATCCGCATTGGTAGTGGTCAATACGATTCGGCAGAGTATCGAAGTTTATCAACTGTTAAAGGAAGATTACCAAGTGCTTTACCTATCAACGAATTTAATTCCTGTCGATAGAAAAGCGGTAATCAAAGAAGCAAAAGCTTTATTAAAGCAGAAAGTGCCGTTTATTTTAGTGTCAACACAAACGATTGAAGCTGGCGTTGATTTAGATTTTGACATCGGGTATCGGGATTTAGCACCGCTAGAATCGATTATTCAAGTTGCCGGCAGAATCAATCGGGCTGGTGATAAAGGGGAGTATCTGCCGTTATATGTATTTGATACAGGGAGTGCAAAATCTGTTTATGACCAGTATCCAAGGCAAGAAACGAGTAAAATGCTAAAAGCATGCGAAAGTATCGGTGAAGATAAATACTTATCTTTGATTAAGCAGTATTATCAACGAATTGCTAAATCGGAGCAGCATGAACGGCAGATTTATCGAGCAATGCATGTATTGGAGTATAAAACCGAGGTGAAGGATTGCCTGGCAATTCGTGATTTTTCGCTGATTGAGAATCAAGATAATGTTAAAACAGTTTTGATTACTAAAACAGCACAAGTACAGGAAAAAGCAGAAGAATATGCGCAGTTATTAGAAGAAGAACATTTAGATTTTGCACAAAAGGCCAAATTAAAACAACTCCTTACGGAATTGAGTCGCTATACGGTGGATATTCGCGTGGCGAATTTAGCTAAAAATATACCGTGTAAATTTGCCGATGTACATAGAGTCGAGCTGGATTGGTATGTCGTACAATTGGATGAAGTAAAAAACTATTATAATGAGACGGGATTTATGACAGAGAGCCCGCAAGCGTTTGTTTATTGA
- the cas4 gene encoding CRISPR-associated protein Cas4 has protein sequence MDVKVNGTLIWYYYICKREVWLMGHQIVPDQENDNVLIGKSIAEYSYAREKKEIVVDNIKIDVLELADGKFCISEVKKSSRYKQSARMQLAFYMSKLKERGIEAKGELRFPKEKIREEVVLDAQTEAELLKIIEDISVILNEEKPLPPEKQKFCRNCAYAEFCWC, from the coding sequence ATGGACGTTAAAGTAAATGGAACCTTGATTTGGTATTACTATATTTGCAAGCGTGAAGTTTGGCTTATGGGGCATCAAATTGTGCCAGATCAAGAAAATGATAATGTGTTGATTGGTAAAAGTATCGCTGAATATTCGTATGCCCGTGAGAAAAAAGAAATTGTTGTTGATAACATTAAAATTGACGTTTTGGAACTAGCTGATGGGAAATTTTGCATTAGTGAAGTAAAGAAAAGCTCACGTTATAAGCAAAGTGCCAGGATGCAATTGGCATTTTACATGAGTAAATTGAAGGAACGTGGCATAGAGGCGAAAGGCGAATTAAGATTTCCTAAAGAGAAAATTCGGGAAGAAGTTGTCCTCGATGCACAAACAGAAGCAGAACTATTAAAAATAATAGAAGATATTTCAGTCATCTTAAATGAAGAAAAACCATTGCCGCCGGAAAAACAGAAGTTTTGCCGCAATTGTGCATATGCAGAATTTTGTTGGTGCTAA
- the cas1b gene encoding type I-B CRISPR-associated endonuclease Cas1b, translated as MKKTLYFFSDGVLQRKDNTIFFETAEGRRFLPVEDVGEIMVFGEVNFNKALVELLSQKEIILHYFNYYGYYMGSFYPREHLNSGYTILKQAEFYMDEAKRLALAKLFVSGAAKNIRQILKYYLNRGRDLTEILETVGKLFPSIESSETIPELMAIEGNIRETYYKAFDTIIDDKDFVFQERTRRPPKNYLNTLISFGNTLAYTVCLSEIYKTHLDPRIGYLHSTNFRRFSLNLDVSEIFKPILVDRIIFSCIAKKMITKKDFVSDTEGIILKEKGKKCFIENWEEKLKTTFQHREIGKSVSYRRLIRLELYKIEKHIMGEKTYEPFIAKW; from the coding sequence ATGAAAAAGACACTATACTTTTTCTCAGATGGGGTCTTGCAACGTAAAGATAATACGATATTTTTTGAAACGGCGGAGGGCAGAAGGTTTTTGCCGGTTGAAGATGTTGGCGAAATTATGGTATTTGGAGAAGTAAATTTTAATAAAGCGCTTGTGGAATTACTATCGCAAAAAGAAATTATTTTGCACTACTTTAATTATTATGGCTATTATATGGGAAGTTTTTATCCGCGCGAGCATTTGAATTCAGGGTATACGATTTTAAAGCAGGCTGAGTTTTATATGGATGAAGCGAAACGATTAGCATTAGCAAAATTGTTTGTAAGTGGGGCGGCGAAAAACATTCGGCAGATTCTAAAATATTATTTGAATCGTGGACGCGATTTAACGGAGATTTTAGAAACAGTTGGGAAGTTATTTCCGAGTATTGAAAGTTCAGAAACGATTCCGGAATTAATGGCGATAGAAGGGAATATTCGTGAAACATATTATAAGGCGTTTGATACGATTATCGATGATAAAGATTTTGTATTTCAGGAGCGAACTCGCCGACCTCCGAAGAATTATTTGAATACATTAATTAGTTTTGGCAATACATTAGCATATACTGTTTGTTTAAGTGAAATTTATAAAACTCATTTAGATCCACGTATAGGATATTTACATAGTACGAATTTTCGTAGATTTTCACTTAACTTAGATGTTTCGGAAATTTTTAAGCCTATTTTAGTAGATAGAATTATCTTTAGTTGTATTGCTAAAAAGATGATTACCAAGAAAGATTTTGTCAGTGATACCGAAGGGATTATTTTAAAAGAGAAAGGCAAGAAATGTTTTATTGAAAATTGGGAAGAAAAATTGAAAACGACATTCCAACATCGAGAAATTGGCAAATCTGTATCATATCGTCGCTTGATAAGGTTGGAATTATACAAAATTGAAAAGCACATTATGGGCGAAAAAACATATGAACCATTTATAGCTAAGTGGTAG
- the cas2 gene encoding CRISPR-associated endonuclease Cas2 has product MILFVILVYDIHVKRVAKVLKKCRQYLNWVQNSVFEGEISDGNYKKLMIELNHIIKEQDSVIIYNMRTTRYYSRAILGVERCETGNIL; this is encoded by the coding sequence ATGATTTTGTTTGTGATACTAGTTTATGATATTCACGTAAAACGAGTGGCAAAAGTATTAAAAAAATGTCGTCAATATCTTAATTGGGTACAAAACTCAGTCTTTGAAGGAGAAATCTCCGATGGCAATTATAAAAAATTGATGATAGAATTGAATCATATTATAAAAGAGCAAGATTCGGTTATTATTTATAATATGAGGACAACAAGATATTACTCCAGAGCCATATTAGGTGTAGAAAGGTGCGAAACGGGTAATATATTGTAA